From Alosa sapidissima isolate fAloSap1 chromosome 7, fAloSap1.pri, whole genome shotgun sequence, the proteins below share one genomic window:
- the si:dkey-8e10.3 gene encoding serine/threonine-protein kinase SBK1, with amino-acid sequence MIELGMPAGSLIDELMELTAQSLSHLEIKEHFNIIKEIGRGKYGKVLLVTHRFRGTPMALKVMPKASTKLQGFLREYCISLHLSRHPCIVGLFGIAFQSKEHYGFAQELVIGRDLFAVIKPRVGIPECAAKRVAEQVASALEFIHDHGLVHRDIKPENVLLLDSHCHQVKLADFGLTQKKGTLIRMISGTLPYMAPELCAMAVEEGETEAKAPPLSVEPSLDTWAFGVLVFCILTGFFPWDRCVPSDDFYEEFADWCQQPSIADVPSQWKKFSPAALEMFSKVLALDATQRCLVSEVKAYVEKDWLKAGSSNGLPWADSKKVNGTISPSLGRSSPVREALA; translated from the exons ATGATTGAACTGGGGATGCCGGCCGGGAGTCTGATCGACGAGCTGATGGAGCTCACTGCCCAGAGCCTCAGCCACCTGGAGATCAAGGAGCACTTCAACATCATCAAGGAGATTGGCCGCGGAAAGTACGGCAAAGTGCTGCTGGTCACACATCGCTTCAGGG GGACACCGATGGCACTCAAAGTGATGCCCAAAGCTTCGACCAAGCTGCAGGGCTTCCTGCGCGAGTACTGCATCTCCCTGCACCTGTCACGCCACCCGTGCATCGTGGGACTCTTCGGAATCGCCTTCCAGTCCAAAGAGCACTATGGCTTTGCCCAAGAGCTGGTGATTGGCCGGGACTTGTTTGCGGTTATCAAGCCAAGG GTGGGTATTCCGGAGTGTGCAGCGAAGCGCGTCGCCGAGCAGGTGGCCAGCGCACTGGAATTCATCCACGACCACGGCCTGGTCCACCGCGACATCAAGCCCGAGAACGTCCTGCTGCTCGACAGCCACTGCCACCAGGTCAAGCTGGCCGACTTCGGGCTCACCCAAAAGAAGGGCACCCTGATCCGCATGATCTCGGGCACCCTGCCCTACATGGCGCCCGAGTTGTGTGCCATGGCAGTGGAGGAGGGTGAGACGGAGGCCAAGGCGCCCCCGCTCAGCGTGGAGCCCAGCCTGGACACATGGGCATTTGGCGTGCTCGTCTTCTGCATCCTCACCGGCTTCTTCCCCTGGGACCGCTGCGTGCCATCTGACGACTTCTACGAGGAGTTCGCAGATTGGTGCCAGCAGCCGTCCATCGCAGATGTCCCGTCCCAGTGGAAGAAGTTCAGCCCCGCCGCCCTGGAGATGTTTAGCAAGGTGCTAGCCTTGGATGCCACCCAGAGGTGCTTGGTAAGTGAGGTGAAGGCGTATGTGGAGAAGGACTGGCTCAAAGCAGGGAGCTCTAATGGCCTTCCATGGGCAGACAGCAAGAAGGTCAATGGCACGATCAGCCCTAGCTTGGGCAGAAGCAGCCCTGTCCGTGAGGCGTTGGCATGA